The following are encoded together in the Pseudodesulfovibrio indicus genome:
- a CDS encoding CheR family methyltransferase produces the protein MSSLFSKTITLGRELRITDQEFTNLRDFIYAECGIYIADNRKYLLENRLGNRIKKLNLKNFDEYYNLLRFDPAKGAEMKKLFEVITTNETSFYRNPPQLKVFQEEVLTDVLDSCRRKGRKLRIWSAGCSTGEEPYTISIIIHEMLKAELPNWDIRITANDLSERVLESARRGVYNDYTLRTTPEEIVGRYFDVDNGQNKIRQEVKRLVSYGQINLRDRVQVKRVERSQVVFCRNVIIYFDDEMKKRVINAFYDNLLPGGYLIIGHSESLHNITRAFKPIHYPGAIIYQKEE, from the coding sequence ATGTCCTCATTGTTCTCAAAGACCATCACCCTCGGGAGGGAGCTCCGGATCACGGATCAGGAGTTCACCAACCTGCGGGATTTCATCTATGCCGAGTGCGGCATCTACATTGCGGACAACCGCAAGTATTTACTGGAGAATCGCCTCGGTAACCGGATCAAGAAGCTGAATCTCAAGAATTTCGACGAGTATTACAACCTGCTCCGGTTCGACCCGGCCAAGGGCGCGGAGATGAAGAAGCTGTTCGAGGTCATCACCACCAACGAGACCAGCTTCTATCGCAACCCGCCGCAGCTCAAGGTCTTTCAGGAGGAGGTGCTGACCGATGTCCTCGATTCCTGCCGCAGGAAGGGCAGGAAGCTGCGCATCTGGTCGGCGGGATGTTCCACCGGCGAGGAGCCGTACACCATCTCGATCATCATCCACGAGATGCTCAAGGCGGAACTGCCGAACTGGGACATCCGGATCACTGCGAACGACCTTTCCGAGAGGGTCCTGGAGTCGGCCAGGCGGGGCGTGTACAATGACTACACGTTGCGGACCACCCCGGAGGAAATCGTCGGCCGCTATTTCGACGTGGACAACGGGCAGAACAAGATCAGGCAAGAGGTGAAGCGGTTGGTCAGCTACGGCCAGATCAATCTCCGGGATCGCGTGCAGGTCAAGCGCGTGGAGCGGTCGCAGGTTGTCTTCTGCAGGAACGTCATCATCTACTTCGACGACGAGATGAAGAAGCGGGTGATCAATGCGTTCTATGACAACCTGCTTCCCGGGGGGTACCTGATAATCGGCCATTCCGAATCGCTGCACAACATCACCCGCGCTTTCAAGCCCATTCATTATCCCGGTGCCATCATCTACCAGAAGGAGGAGTGA
- a CDS encoding HEAT repeat domain-containing protein, with amino-acid sequence MADCTDYLALLSSDNKEIVRESAFKAGEDNCVEAVPKLAELLKTNHLGIQEAVDSSLRKIGGRETVEAVIPLLRSDEAPVRNLAMDILREVGNQDMPSLIELTQDEDPDIRIFVSDILGSTGNMLAVQPLCEALLKDPEVNVRYQAAVSLGELGLEEATPCLNKAINDEEWVQYSVIEALTKIGHASSVNALVKALDGASDLVASMIIDSLGEMGNVKAVTMLLKRMPDAPTALRNKIVKAVVKIIGGKSLTLLSDEERERFRQYLLVALQDEDEEIQDAAIQGLAYVGGEEASRGILRIAAALDPDRDQDRLALIIGFLSQIGLTEALKGGLLGEDQEQARVAVQVLAQIAPDECTLEDCVCQVLMEAFWKAALPVQRQIVGVVASKSDEQSKDFFIRVLNEHEDGTVLKSAVYLLGEKLRLAEVVDRIFPLLDHQYDDVKEAALEACIAIGGDGVQARFQEMFTSEEPVHRLMATYALGKLGPMENLEILRQAVEDVVPDIRKVAVEALAASGGDDSVWRPLVLHRLSDESKDVRLTVIEIMGHHYDQEMVPHLLDALDDEDDWVKIRAMDALGEHSTAEAAPRMVEMLGNTNRFVVMKAIEALGNIGGSAAFAALLEVTNSDEYELVSAAEEAISKIQEM; translated from the coding sequence ATGGCGGATTGCACGGATTACCTGGCCCTGCTGAGCAGCGACAATAAAGAGATCGTCCGGGAGAGCGCGTTCAAGGCGGGCGAGGACAACTGCGTGGAAGCCGTTCCCAAGCTGGCGGAACTGCTCAAGACCAACCACCTGGGCATCCAGGAGGCGGTGGACAGCTCCCTGCGCAAGATCGGCGGCCGCGAGACCGTGGAGGCGGTCATCCCCCTGCTTCGCTCCGACGAGGCCCCGGTGCGCAATCTGGCCATGGACATCCTGCGCGAGGTGGGCAACCAGGACATGCCGTCGCTCATCGAGCTGACCCAGGACGAGGACCCCGACATCCGAATTTTCGTTTCCGACATCCTTGGGTCCACCGGAAACATGCTGGCGGTCCAGCCCCTGTGCGAAGCGCTGCTCAAGGACCCGGAGGTCAACGTCCGCTACCAGGCGGCCGTGAGTCTCGGCGAGCTGGGGCTGGAAGAGGCCACTCCCTGCCTGAACAAGGCCATCAACGACGAGGAGTGGGTCCAGTATTCCGTGATCGAGGCGCTGACCAAGATCGGCCACGCCAGCTCGGTGAACGCCCTGGTCAAGGCGCTCGACGGGGCGTCCGACCTGGTCGCCTCCATGATCATCGACTCCCTGGGCGAGATGGGCAACGTCAAGGCCGTGACCATGTTGCTCAAGCGCATGCCCGACGCGCCCACGGCCCTGCGCAACAAGATCGTCAAGGCCGTGGTCAAGATCATCGGCGGGAAGTCCCTGACCCTGCTTTCGGACGAGGAGCGCGAGCGGTTCAGGCAGTACCTGCTGGTGGCCCTCCAGGACGAGGACGAGGAGATTCAGGACGCGGCCATCCAGGGGCTGGCCTACGTGGGCGGCGAAGAGGCGTCCAGGGGCATCCTGCGCATCGCCGCCGCCCTGGACCCGGACCGCGACCAGGACCGGCTGGCGCTGATCATCGGCTTCCTGTCCCAGATCGGGCTGACCGAGGCCCTCAAGGGCGGGCTGCTCGGCGAGGATCAGGAGCAGGCGCGCGTGGCCGTCCAGGTCCTGGCGCAGATCGCGCCCGACGAGTGTACCCTGGAGGACTGTGTCTGCCAGGTGCTCATGGAGGCCTTCTGGAAGGCGGCCCTGCCGGTGCAGCGCCAGATCGTCGGCGTGGTGGCGTCCAAGAGCGACGAGCAGTCCAAGGACTTTTTCATCCGCGTGCTCAACGAGCACGAGGACGGGACCGTGCTCAAGAGCGCGGTCTATCTGCTGGGCGAGAAGCTCCGGCTGGCCGAGGTGGTGGACCGCATCTTCCCGCTCCTCGACCATCAGTACGACGACGTCAAGGAGGCCGCTCTCGAGGCCTGCATCGCCATCGGCGGCGACGGGGTCCAAGCCCGGTTCCAGGAGATGTTCACAAGCGAAGAGCCGGTCCACCGGCTGATGGCCACCTACGCCCTGGGCAAGCTCGGCCCCATGGAGAACCTGGAGATCCTCCGCCAGGCGGTGGAGGATGTGGTCCCGGACATCCGCAAGGTGGCCGTGGAGGCCCTGGCCGCCTCGGGCGGCGACGATTCGGTCTGGCGGCCGCTGGTCCTGCACCGGCTCTCCGACGAGAGCAAGGATGTGCGCCTGACGGTCATCGAGATCATGGGCCACCACTACGACCAGGAAATGGTCCCGCACCTGCTGGACGCCCTCGACGACGAGGATGACTGGGTCAAGATCAGGGCCATGGACGCCCTCGGCGAGCATTCCACCGCCGAGGCCGCGCCCCGGATGGTCGAGATGCTCGGCAACACCAACCGTTTTGTGGTCATGAAGGCCATCGAGGCCCTGGGCAACATCGGCGGGAGCGCGGCGTTCGCGGCCCTGCTGGAAGTGACCAACAGCGACGAGTACGAACTGGTCAGCGCGGCCGAAGAGGCCATTTCCAAAATTCAGGAAATGTAG
- a CDS encoding protein-glutamate methylesterase/protein-glutamine glutaminase: MIKVLVVDDSAFMRKAISTMLDKDPGITVVGTAKNGQEGLDMVRELDPDVVTMDIEMPRMDGLTALRHIMMESPRPVLMVSSLTTEGAESTLKAMELGAVDFIPKQLSKVSLDIIKIEQDLIEKVKTVAARKMRHVIARPAPVRKAVRPVAVPARATSRPVRDVVAIGVSTGGPPVVQKILSSLPENFPAGIVIAQHMPAAFTGPFAQRLDSVSRIKVKEAETGDVLKPGYAFVAPGGRHIVLDQKVSRIDIVVTDEPKEALYKPSANVLIGSVAQAVGRRGLGVILTGMGNDGCEGIRALKEKGGRALAQSDSTCVVYGMPKAIVEDNLADEIVDLDDMAESIIANLYK, encoded by the coding sequence GTGATCAAAGTTCTCGTCGTGGATGACTCCGCCTTCATGCGGAAGGCCATCAGCACGATGCTCGACAAGGACCCCGGCATCACCGTGGTCGGCACGGCCAAGAACGGCCAGGAAGGCCTGGACATGGTCCGCGAACTCGACCCCGACGTCGTGACCATGGATATCGAGATGCCCAGGATGGACGGGCTGACCGCCCTGCGGCACATCATGATGGAGTCGCCCCGCCCCGTGCTCATGGTCAGCTCCCTGACCACCGAGGGCGCGGAGTCGACCCTCAAGGCCATGGAACTGGGCGCCGTGGATTTCATTCCCAAGCAGCTTTCCAAGGTCTCCCTGGACATCATCAAGATCGAGCAGGACCTCATCGAAAAGGTCAAGACCGTGGCCGCGCGCAAGATGCGCCACGTCATCGCCCGGCCCGCGCCGGTGCGCAAGGCGGTTCGTCCCGTGGCGGTGCCGGCCCGGGCGACGAGCAGGCCCGTGCGCGACGTGGTCGCCATCGGCGTGTCCACCGGCGGCCCGCCCGTGGTCCAGAAGATACTGTCCTCGCTGCCCGAGAATTTTCCTGCGGGCATCGTCATCGCCCAGCACATGCCCGCGGCCTTCACCGGTCCCTTTGCCCAGCGGCTCGACAGCGTCAGCCGGATCAAGGTCAAGGAGGCCGAGACCGGCGACGTGCTCAAGCCCGGCTACGCCTTCGTGGCCCCCGGCGGCAGGCACATCGTCCTCGACCAGAAGGTCAGCCGCATCGACATCGTGGTCACCGACGAGCCCAAGGAAGCCCTCTACAAGCCGTCCGCCAACGTGCTCATCGGCTCCGTGGCCCAGGCCGTGGGCCGGCGCGGGCTGGGCGTGATCCTGACCGGCATGGGCAACGACGGCTGCGAGGGCATCCGCGCGCTCAAGGAGAAGGGCGGCCGCGCACTGGCCCAGAGCGACTCCACCTGCGTGGTCTACGGCATGCCCAAGGCCATCGTGGAAGACAACCTGGCGGACGAGATCGTCGATCTCGACGACATGGCCGAGTCCATCATTGCGAACCTGTACAAATAA
- a CDS encoding pentapeptide repeat-containing protein has product MPCCMCEEYGWEDPQAVVFRDLESVKDYCLFHAPVERKGVTVREFNERVADRIQAIVDFDDEDVLCDFSGAVFPGNICFMSECNIPWVSFKNAHFLGTVSVYGCSFESDVDFSDALFLEEVDFQESTFNGTVDFAGAKFFNNAFFEGATMHGYADFMNSSFLGDVDFYDTTFRDGVAFCHVEFGGKVVFWNTLFSNEVKFMKTKFSVQGAVFQTIQFEGSVEFTNISTINKTILSFINCKISHSEILIQDCDPRCCDFTMQRDLRNIHFINSPWDIMGRVKASAEEQEGNLQLVRDFYQRMKAKYKTENNEYEASKWHVAEKESQLKLLGRKDGSRFLRDVLWLYKYSSGFGEDPRQAFWVLLMLLVLPLLFLVCIELSNNFVWWGFDHSRIDAVFTEWLKFIPLTRAADKNELGLLYAFMVFWQLLITIQTALFVFALRNNFRR; this is encoded by the coding sequence ATGCCTTGCTGCATGTGTGAAGAGTACGGATGGGAAGACCCGCAGGCAGTGGTTTTTAGGGATCTCGAAAGTGTAAAAGATTACTGCCTATTCCATGCACCAGTTGAGCGTAAAGGAGTTACGGTTCGAGAGTTTAATGAGCGCGTAGCGGACCGCATACAAGCAATTGTTGATTTCGATGATGAAGATGTTCTATGCGATTTTAGTGGAGCTGTATTCCCTGGAAATATTTGTTTTATGTCTGAGTGTAATATCCCATGGGTTTCTTTTAAAAATGCACATTTTTTGGGTACTGTCAGTGTGTATGGGTGTTCATTTGAAAGTGATGTTGATTTTTCAGATGCATTGTTTCTTGAAGAGGTTGATTTCCAAGAATCCACGTTCAACGGGACAGTTGATTTTGCTGGTGCGAAGTTTTTTAATAATGCTTTCTTTGAGGGAGCAACAATGCATGGTTATGCAGACTTTATGAACTCATCGTTCCTCGGCGATGTTGATTTCTATGATACGACATTTAGAGACGGCGTGGCATTTTGTCATGTGGAGTTCGGAGGGAAGGTGGTTTTCTGGAATACCTTGTTTTCCAATGAAGTAAAGTTTATGAAGACAAAATTTTCGGTACAGGGTGCGGTTTTTCAAACAATACAGTTTGAAGGCTCTGTTGAATTTACTAATATTAGTACAATTAATAAAACAATTTTGAGTTTCATTAATTGTAAAATATCACATTCTGAAATACTTATTCAGGATTGTGATCCAAGGTGTTGTGATTTTACAATGCAACGAGATCTTAGAAATATCCATTTTATAAATTCTCCATGGGACATAATGGGACGAGTCAAGGCATCTGCTGAAGAGCAGGAAGGAAATCTTCAGCTAGTCCGTGATTTCTATCAAAGGATGAAAGCAAAGTACAAAACTGAGAACAACGAGTACGAGGCTTCGAAATGGCATGTGGCTGAGAAAGAATCGCAGCTGAAGTTGCTAGGCCGAAAAGATGGCTCAAGGTTTCTTCGGGATGTCCTCTGGTTGTATAAATATTCAAGCGGATTTGGAGAAGATCCTCGTCAGGCATTTTGGGTGTTGTTGATGCTTTTGGTGTTGCCGTTGTTGTTCTTGGTTTGCATTGAATTATCGAACAATTTTGTATGGTGGGGTTTTGACCATTCGAGGATAGACGCTGTTTTTACGGAATGGCTCAAGTTCATACCCTTGACCCGAGCCGCTGACAAAAATGAGCTTGGTCTGCTGTATGCGTTCATGGTGTTTTGGCAGCTCCTAATAACCATTCAGACGGCATTATTCGTCTTCGCCTTGCGAAACAACTTTCGCCGTTAA
- a CDS encoding site-specific integrase — translation MVTNETRRAKAIQQREITTLFMASIRSKHIAESIKEPEDEGVKPNTIRLDLAILSRLFEVAATDWGMASLSNPVKRARKPKLNGGRTRRLQPAQGKEKKSEEERLLEACGERFRPVVQFAIETAMRRAEIANLTWANLNLKEKTAYLAETKNMTERAIAFSPTAIATIKGIPRRLNGSVFGMSENAITIAMRRDRAEAGIENFTFHDLRHEATSRLFEQTN, via the coding sequence ATGGTCACCAATGAGACGCGCCGGGCCAAAGCCATTCAGCAGCGCGAGATCACCACCCTCTTCATGGCCTCCATCCGTAGCAAGCATATTGCAGAGTCCATCAAGGAGCCCGAAGACGAAGGCGTAAAACCCAACACCATACGTCTTGACCTGGCCATCCTCTCCCGCCTCTTCGAAGTAGCGGCAACGGATTGGGGCATGGCGAGTCTGAGCAACCCTGTGAAACGAGCCAGGAAGCCCAAATTGAATGGAGGGCGCACAAGACGACTCCAACCAGCGCAGGGCAAGGAAAAGAAAAGCGAAGAGGAACGCCTTCTGGAAGCATGCGGCGAAAGATTCCGGCCTGTGGTCCAATTCGCCATCGAAACAGCCATGCGCCGCGCGGAGATAGCCAACCTCACCTGGGCTAACCTCAATCTAAAAGAAAAAACGGCCTACCTGGCTGAAACCAAGAATATGACTGAACGGGCTATAGCGTTCTCCCCTACTGCCATAGCCACAATCAAAGGTATCCCAAGAAGGCTAAATGGTTCTGTCTTCGGCATGAGTGAAAACGCAATCACAATAGCCATGCGCCGTGACAGAGCAGAGGCAGGCATTGAGAATTTTACTTTTCACGACCTTCGCCACGAGGCCACATCGCGATTGTTTGAACAAACCAATTAG